The following coding sequences are from one Timaviella obliquedivisa GSE-PSE-MK23-08B window:
- a CDS encoding Rpn family recombination-promoting nuclease/putative transposase, which yields MRRDSIFYKIFQQTPASLFELLPNPPINAQDYRFDSVAVKEPKFEIDGVFLPPNTGTPGVVYFCEVQFQKDEQLYERVFGESFLYFYRNRARYCDWQAVVIYPSRSLEQSELHPYRALLSSEQVHRIYLNELGAIRHLPIGIALMILTTLNRQQTPIEARHLLTRTEQETTTEAESRAIIEVVTTIMVYQFSELSRVEVEAMLNMRLEETRVYQEAKNEGREEGREQGREQGREEGRLVEAANLVLRLLTRRLGQKLSPEMKTTIAALPLPLLEELIEAVLDFGTLADLETWLTEH from the coding sequence ATGCGCCGAGACTCAATTTTCTACAAAATTTTTCAACAGACCCCAGCCTCTCTGTTTGAGCTACTGCCCAACCCACCCATTAATGCCCAAGACTATCGTTTCGATTCAGTCGCGGTTAAAGAGCCAAAATTTGAGATTGATGGAGTATTTCTACCGCCTAACACAGGAACACCAGGCGTAGTTTATTTCTGCGAAGTGCAGTTTCAAAAAGATGAACAACTCTATGAACGAGTATTCGGCGAGTCATTTTTATATTTTTATCGCAATCGGGCACGTTATTGTGACTGGCAAGCCGTTGTGATTTATCCATCTCGCAGTCTAGAGCAAAGTGAGTTGCATCCCTATCGGGCACTATTGAGCAGCGAGCAAGTGCATCGCATCTATCTAAATGAATTAGGAGCCATTCGTCATCTGCCCATTGGTATAGCCTTAATGATACTGACAACGTTGAATCGCCAACAAACTCCTATTGAAGCACGACACCTCCTGACTAGAACAGAACAGGAAACAACAACTGAAGCCGAGAGCCGCGCCATAATAGAGGTAGTGACAACGATTATGGTTTATCAGTTTTCCGAGTTAAGCCGAGTTGAGGTAGAAGCAATGCTAAATATGCGATTAGAGGAAACGCGGGTTTACCAAGAAGCCAAGAATGAGGGCAGAGAAGAGGGCAGAGAACAAGGCAGAGAACAAGGCAGAGAAGAAGGGCGACTAGTAGAGGCTGCAAATTTGGTTTTGCGACTGTTGACCCGTCGATTAGGACAAAAGTTATCGCCAGAGATGAAAACCACGATCGCCGCATTACCCTTGCCACTGCTTGAGGAACTCATCGAAGCAGTACTCGATTTTGGCACCCTAGCAGACCTAGAGACTTGGCTGACAGAGCATTAA
- a CDS encoding response regulator, which translates to MSKVLIVDDSHTLRQMIAEILQSNGLVVIEAINGVEAKGKIQTEAPDLVITDLIMPLMNGYELCRWIKTDPSTQSIPVLMCSTKSEEFDRYWGMKQGADAYMTKPFHPQDLVKAVKQLLKTRG; encoded by the coding sequence ATGAGCAAAGTTCTAATTGTTGATGATAGTCACACCTTACGGCAAATGATTGCTGAGATTTTGCAGAGCAATGGGCTAGTGGTCATTGAGGCTATCAATGGTGTGGAGGCGAAGGGGAAAATTCAAACCGAAGCGCCCGATTTGGTCATTACTGACTTGATCATGCCGCTGATGAATGGCTATGAGTTATGTCGATGGATCAAAACCGACCCCAGTACTCAGAGCATTCCAGTGCTCATGTGTTCGACCAAAAGCGAGGAGTTCGATCGCTACTGGGGCATGAAGCAGGGAGCCGATGCCTACATGACTAAGCCGTTTCATCCTCAGGATTTGGTTAAGGCTGTCAAGCAGTTGCTAAAGACGAGAGGCTAG
- a CDS encoding RidA family protein, producing the protein MTREIIQTDQAPAPVGPYNQAIAATGTLIFVAGQIALDPVTGEVVGEGDVVQQTEQAIANLKAILAAAGVTLADVVKTSVFLVNMNDFAAMNAVYAKYFDEATAPARACVEVSRLPKDVQVEIECIAVKD; encoded by the coding sequence ATGACCCGCGAAATTATTCAGACCGACCAAGCTCCTGCTCCTGTAGGGCCCTACAATCAGGCGATCGCCGCAACTGGAACTTTGATTTTTGTGGCGGGGCAAATTGCCCTTGATCCTGTAACTGGAGAAGTGGTGGGGGAAGGAGATGTGGTACAACAAACCGAGCAAGCGATCGCTAACCTCAAAGCCATCCTCGCTGCCGCTGGAGTAACCCTGGCAGACGTGGTCAAAACCTCAGTGTTTTTAGTCAATATGAATGACTTTGCGGCAATGAACGCCGTGTACGCTAAATACTTTGACGAAGCGACGGCTCCTGCCCGTGCCTGTGTTGAAGTTTCGCGCTTGCCAAAAGATGTGCAGGTTGAAATTGAATGTATCGCTGTGAAAGATTAG
- a CDS encoding NUDIX hydrolase gives MTYKNPVPTVDIIIELSDRPHCPIVLIERLNVPYGWALPGGFIDYGESVEVAAKREAQEEVGLGVQLVEQFQVYSDPARDPRQHTLSIVLIAIAQGEPKAGDDAKNLGIFDLWQLPSNLCFDHDRILQDYCYYRRYGFRPRLYV, from the coding sequence ATGACCTATAAGAATCCTGTTCCTACGGTTGATATCATTATTGAACTTAGCGATCGCCCCCATTGCCCCATTGTCTTAATCGAGCGCCTTAACGTCCCCTATGGCTGGGCGTTACCTGGAGGCTTTATCGACTATGGCGAATCAGTCGAAGTTGCAGCAAAACGCGAAGCCCAGGAAGAAGTTGGGCTAGGGGTTCAATTGGTCGAGCAGTTTCAGGTTTATTCTGATCCTGCCCGTGATCCCCGGCAGCATACCCTCAGTATTGTGTTGATTGCGATCGCTCAAGGAGAACCAAAAGCTGGAGACGATGCCAAAAATCTAGGAATTTTCGACCTTTGGCAACTGCCTTCTAATCTTTGCTTCGATCACGATCGCATCTTGCAGGATTACTGCTACTATCGGCGATATGGTTTTCGACCCAGGCTTTACGTATGA
- the malQ gene encoding 4-alpha-glucanotransferase: protein MPFPRTSGILLHPTSLPSQFGIGDLGNEAYRFVDFLVESNQQIWQILPLGPTGYGDSPYQCFSAMAGNPLLISLEKLQAQGLLSIDDISNPPNFPLSVDFGWVIHVKMPLLQKACDHFRAQPDPQKYQAFEAFCQSAAWLEDFALFMALKEIHRGASWQTWEPEIAQRKPEAIAHKQQELAAEIFYHKFLQFEFAQQWSSLKQYANEKGIQILGDLPIYVAHDSAEVWARPEYFHLDQETGEPLLMAGVPPDYFSETGQLWGNPIYDWDRLQQENFSWWMQRFQVMLNCVDLIRIDHFRGFQAYWAVAQGETTAINGEWVEAPGTELFLQLKKELGTLPIIAEDLGFITPEVEALRDQFDFPGMKILQFAFDGGSDNPYLPFCYTPNTVVYTGTHDNNTTVGWFEERSPDEQHSVTQYLSAPSSAGVHWDLIRLALSSVSNQAITPLQDILGLGTASRMNSPGQAECNWGWRYEAGALTPEMSDRLRTMTQIYGRNPK from the coding sequence ATGCCTTTTCCCAGAACTAGCGGTATTTTGCTCCATCCCACTTCATTGCCTAGCCAATTTGGTATTGGTGACTTGGGCAACGAGGCTTACCGATTCGTTGATTTTCTAGTTGAAAGTAACCAACAGATTTGGCAAATTCTACCCCTAGGCCCCACAGGATATGGCGATTCTCCGTATCAATGTTTCTCGGCAATGGCGGGCAATCCGCTGCTCATTAGCTTAGAAAAGCTTCAAGCACAAGGATTACTGAGCATAGACGATATATCTAATCCCCCTAATTTTCCCCTATCTGTAGACTTTGGCTGGGTCATTCACGTCAAAATGCCGCTATTGCAGAAGGCTTGCGATCATTTCCGGGCGCAGCCAGACCCGCAAAAATACCAAGCATTTGAGGCTTTCTGTCAATCTGCCGCTTGGCTCGAAGACTTTGCCCTGTTTATGGCGCTTAAAGAAATTCATCGGGGAGCTAGTTGGCAAACATGGGAGCCAGAAATTGCTCAGCGTAAACCTGAGGCGATCGCCCACAAGCAACAAGAGCTAGCCGCCGAAATTTTCTATCATAAATTCCTTCAGTTCGAGTTTGCTCAACAATGGTCAAGCCTGAAGCAATACGCCAACGAAAAAGGAATTCAAATCCTAGGCGATTTGCCGATTTATGTTGCCCATGACAGTGCCGAAGTTTGGGCACGTCCCGAATACTTTCACCTTGATCAAGAAACAGGTGAGCCCCTTCTCATGGCAGGCGTTCCTCCTGACTATTTCAGCGAGACTGGGCAACTCTGGGGCAACCCCATTTATGATTGGGATCGCCTTCAGCAGGAGAACTTTAGCTGGTGGATGCAGCGATTTCAGGTCATGCTCAACTGCGTTGACCTGATTCGTATTGACCACTTTCGAGGATTTCAGGCTTACTGGGCAGTGGCTCAAGGCGAAACTACAGCCATCAATGGCGAGTGGGTAGAAGCCCCGGGCACAGAACTTTTTCTACAGCTTAAGAAAGAATTGGGCACTCTGCCAATCATTGCCGAAGACTTAGGATTCATCACGCCAGAAGTAGAGGCATTGCGGGATCAGTTTGACTTTCCTGGCATGAAAATTCTTCAGTTTGCCTTTGATGGCGGCTCCGATAATCCCTATTTGCCCTTCTGCTACACCCCTAATACCGTGGTTTATACAGGTACCCACGACAATAATACAACTGTAGGATGGTTTGAAGAGCGATCGCCTGATGAACAGCACAGCGTTACCCAATACCTCAGTGCCCCGAGTTCTGCCGGGGTTCACTGGGATCTGATTCGTCTTGCCCTAAGCTCTGTGTCAAACCAAGCCATTACGCCTCTACAGGATATTCTGGGATTAGGGACTGCCTCGCGGATGAACTCACCCGGACAGGCTGAATGTAACTGGGGCTGGCGTTACGAGGCAGGTGCCTTAACGCCTGAAATGAGCGATCGCCTCCGTACCATGACCCAGATCTACGGGCGCAACCCTAAGTAG
- a CDS encoding DUF4115 domain-containing protein, which produces MTTEISLLQKNEQAEQLTQIGDYLRQIREENLLSLEEVSTKTLIQPRLLRAIEMGKLQQLPEPVYIQGFIKRYAEALGLDGTQFAEAFPVEGNARKVESSWNDSAAAQLRPLHLYVAYVGLIVASVSLLSYVVNRSEPIPSGVTRLEASPSNVQRSSSAAEKSISPQTIASRSTVDKPVKINVKLTAQSWLQVEVDGQPDYEGVLSEGTERSWSAKSLIRVRSGNAGGVMVAYDGKQAKPMGDPGAVEEKVFSVSQDSASLPDSAIAPIR; this is translated from the coding sequence ATGACTACAGAGATTTCCCTCCTACAAAAGAATGAGCAAGCAGAGCAACTTACGCAGATAGGCGACTATTTGCGGCAGATTCGTGAGGAGAATTTGTTGTCTCTCGAAGAGGTTTCTACCAAGACGCTAATTCAGCCTCGGCTGTTGCGGGCGATCGAGATGGGCAAGTTACAGCAGTTGCCTGAACCTGTCTATATTCAAGGATTTATCAAGCGCTATGCGGAAGCCTTGGGGCTGGATGGGACCCAGTTTGCGGAGGCGTTTCCAGTGGAGGGCAATGCCCGCAAGGTAGAGTCATCTTGGAATGATTCTGCGGCTGCCCAACTTCGTCCACTGCATTTATATGTCGCTTATGTCGGGCTCATTGTGGCATCAGTGAGCTTACTCTCTTATGTGGTCAATCGTTCGGAGCCTATTCCTAGCGGTGTCACCCGTTTAGAAGCTAGCCCTTCTAATGTCCAAAGAAGTTCAAGTGCTGCTGAGAAGTCCATTAGTCCTCAAACGATCGCCAGCCGCTCAACCGTGGATAAGCCCGTTAAAATTAATGTCAAGCTGACGGCTCAGTCGTGGTTGCAGGTTGAGGTAGATGGGCAGCCTGACTACGAAGGCGTTTTGTCGGAAGGAACTGAGCGTTCTTGGTCGGCAAAAAGCTTAATTCGGGTACGATCGGGCAATGCGGGAGGCGTAATGGTTGCTTACGATGGCAAGCAGGCAAAGCCGATGGGTGATCCAGGAGCAGTTGAAGAGAAGGTCTTTTCGGTCAGCCAAGACTCAGCAAGTTTGCCAGATTCGGCGATCGCTCCCATTCGATAA
- a CDS encoding rRNA pseudouridine synthase, which yields MTERLQKILSQWGVASRRQAEQMILDGRVCLNGEVVQIGQKADPQQDWIEVDGTHIHPTHRPTPIYLLLHKPAGVVSTCHDPEGRSTVIDLIALSVGIDAGVHPVGRLDTASTGALILTNNGAITFGLTHPRHAVPKTYQVWVDGLPYASTLEQWRDGVMLDEKMTLPAEVRVLNQDRNQTLLEIVLREGRNRQIRRVAEQLGHPVRQLHRTAIGSIRLGKLPSGQYRYLRESEIKFLQVQAEGIGQPLANLGMTEPDLKIGVSESKGHKL from the coding sequence ATGACTGAAAGGCTACAAAAGATTCTTTCCCAATGGGGGGTTGCTTCACGTCGTCAGGCTGAGCAAATGATTTTAGATGGACGCGTCTGCTTGAATGGGGAAGTTGTCCAAATTGGACAGAAAGCTGACCCTCAACAAGATTGGATTGAGGTAGATGGAACCCATATCCATCCCACTCACCGTCCTACTCCGATTTATTTGCTGTTACATAAGCCTGCAGGGGTTGTTTCTACCTGCCATGATCCTGAAGGACGTTCCACAGTAATTGATCTCATTGCCCTATCAGTGGGTATTGATGCTGGGGTTCATCCTGTGGGGCGGCTAGATACTGCCTCTACAGGAGCGCTGATCCTCACTAATAATGGAGCAATTACCTTTGGGTTGACCCATCCTCGTCATGCAGTGCCCAAAACTTATCAGGTTTGGGTCGACGGCTTGCCCTATGCCAGCACTCTAGAGCAATGGCGTGACGGAGTGATGCTAGACGAAAAAATGACGTTGCCTGCAGAAGTTCGGGTTCTCAATCAAGATCGAAACCAAACACTTTTGGAAATCGTACTTCGAGAAGGACGAAACCGCCAAATTCGTCGAGTGGCTGAACAATTGGGTCATCCGGTTCGTCAACTACACCGAACTGCTATTGGTTCAATCCGACTAGGAAAATTACCAAGTGGGCAGTATCGTTATCTAAGGGAGTCTGAAATTAAGTTTTTACAGGTTCAGGCTGAAGGTATCGGACAACCCCTGGCAAACTTAGGGATGACTGAACCAGATTTGAAGATTGGTGTGAGTGAAAGTAAAGGTCACAAGCTATGA
- a CDS encoding HAMP domain-containing histidine kinase gives MAVLGFLLGLTVGIGLLLWQRSRFNLRLRVLARKLGTDVEDNSLSPASQVGIAIAQMKEVQYHLEQKVEIYWQTLQRAPIGYLKVDDENRLMESNLQARTLLGIDEESRSAKPRLLLELVRSYELDDLIDQARNVDRRCQQDWMFYSVSNDPAQLSEQQSYALRGYAFPLMEGQVGIFLENRQESLTLMQQRDRWASDLAHELKTPLTSIRLVAETLQTRVDPALRTWIDRLIQETIRLSTLVQDLLDLSQVDQNSFQGIQLQPNNLVDLIYSVWHSLEPLARRKGVQIDYRGPTQLWMPMDTARIHRLLVNLLDNSIKFSHDYQHICVKVQVEDALKPSQPAQVCLEVIDSGSGFPEAALPHVFERFYRADPSRSRQVTLLAETTSDMGQSDRYTSQPDLPSGSGLGLAIARQIVEIHQGSITASNHPQTGGAWLQVRLPMGSSDSLHTLPT, from the coding sequence GTGGCAGTCTTAGGGTTTCTCTTAGGGTTAACGGTTGGCATAGGGTTACTGCTGTGGCAGCGATCGCGCTTTAATTTAAGGCTGAGGGTTTTAGCTAGAAAGCTGGGGACAGATGTGGAAGATAACTCTTTATCTCCCGCATCGCAGGTGGGTATCGCAATCGCTCAGATGAAAGAGGTGCAATATCACCTTGAGCAGAAGGTGGAGATATATTGGCAAACTTTACAGCGTGCCCCGATTGGCTACCTGAAAGTTGATGACGAAAATCGGCTGATGGAGTCAAATTTACAAGCCCGAACCCTCTTAGGGATCGATGAGGAAAGCCGCTCGGCAAAGCCCCGCTTGTTGTTAGAGCTTGTGCGTTCTTATGAACTAGATGATTTGATTGACCAAGCTCGAAATGTCGATCGGCGTTGTCAACAGGACTGGATGTTTTACTCTGTAAGCAATGATCCGGCTCAACTCTCGGAGCAGCAGTCTTACGCATTGCGGGGATATGCTTTCCCTTTAATGGAAGGTCAAGTTGGAATTTTTCTAGAGAATCGTCAAGAATCGCTGACTTTAATGCAGCAGCGCGATCGCTGGGCTTCTGACCTGGCACACGAGTTAAAAACGCCGCTGACTTCTATCCGTTTAGTGGCTGAAACTTTGCAAACTAGGGTTGATCCCGCTCTGCGGACTTGGATCGATCGCTTAATTCAGGAAACAATTCGTCTCAGCACGCTCGTTCAAGATCTGTTGGATTTAAGCCAGGTTGACCAGAACTCTTTTCAAGGGATTCAACTTCAGCCCAATAACCTGGTTGATTTAATTTATTCGGTTTGGCACAGCCTAGAGCCGCTGGCAAGACGCAAAGGAGTACAAATTGACTATCGTGGACCCACCCAGCTTTGGATGCCAATGGATACGGCACGAATTCATCGCTTATTAGTCAATCTTTTAGATAACAGCATTAAATTTAGCCACGACTACCAGCATATTTGTGTCAAGGTTCAGGTGGAGGATGCGCTCAAGCCTTCTCAACCTGCTCAGGTGTGCCTTGAGGTCATTGATTCGGGGTCTGGTTTTCCAGAGGCAGCTCTGCCCCACGTATTTGAGCGGTTTTACCGGGCTGATCCTTCGCGATCGCGCCAAGTCACGCTGTTGGCGGAAACGACCAGCGATATGGGGCAGAGCGATCGCTATACTAGTCAGCCTGACTTACCCAGTGGCAGTGGGCTAGGGTTGGCGATCGCTCGGCAAATTGTAGAAATTCATCAAGGTTCAATCACTGCCAGCAATCATCCCCAAACAGGGGGAGCCTGGCTCCAAGTTCGTCTTCCCATGGGTAGTTCAGACTCTCTACACACTTTACCCACCTAA
- a CDS encoding response regulator transcription factor — protein MPITLTPEETRFQQETRLGRVLLVEDEELIRETIALALSEEGYEVVTAEDGRKGLELVCRSGESNRPELVNFDLIILDLMLPYVNGLDLCRLIRREGNSVPVLILSAKGSETDRVVGLEVGADDYLTKPFGMRELIARCRALQRRHRHAQLQAQETTLKFNDISLYPQECRVTVRGDEINLSPKEFRILELFMSYPRRVWSRDQLIERIWGPDFMGDSKTVDVHIRWLREKLEVDPSHPAYLLTVRGFGYRFG, from the coding sequence ATGCCCATTACCCTAACGCCCGAAGAAACGAGGTTTCAGCAGGAAACAAGGCTCGGTCGAGTGCTTTTGGTTGAAGACGAAGAGCTAATTAGAGAGACGATCGCTTTAGCGCTGTCTGAAGAAGGCTACGAAGTTGTAACAGCCGAGGATGGACGTAAAGGGCTAGAACTAGTTTGTCGCTCAGGAGAGTCGAATCGTCCTGAATTGGTGAATTTTGATCTAATTATTTTAGATTTAATGCTGCCCTATGTTAACGGTTTAGACTTGTGCCGGCTGATTCGGCGAGAAGGAAATAGTGTCCCTGTTTTGATTTTGAGTGCAAAGGGCAGCGAAACCGATCGCGTGGTGGGCTTAGAGGTCGGTGCAGATGACTACTTGACCAAGCCCTTTGGGATGCGAGAGCTAATCGCCCGTTGCCGTGCCTTGCAGCGTCGCCATCGTCATGCTCAACTTCAAGCTCAGGAAACTACGCTAAAATTTAACGATATTTCTCTATATCCCCAAGAGTGCCGAGTCACAGTTCGAGGAGACGAGATTAATCTTTCTCCAAAAGAATTCCGAATTTTAGAGTTGTTCATGAGCTATCCCCGCCGAGTCTGGTCGCGGGATCAGTTAATCGAACGGATTTGGGGCCCTGATTTTATGGGCGACAGTAAAACAGTAGATGTTCATATCCGTTGGCTCAGAGAAAAGCTAGAGGTTGATCCGAGTCATCCTGCGTATCTCTTAACCGTTCGAGGTTTTGGTTATCGGTTCGGTTAG
- the aat gene encoding leucyl/phenylalanyl-tRNA--protein transferase has translation MQFDVSTIIQGYTQGYFLMADGEGEALSWYSSRERALIPLDDRFRYPRSLQRILNQNRFTVAVDRDFKAVLAGCAQRETTWISAELKEIYWALHQAGIAHSFETWEGETLAGGVLGIVIGGAFIGESMFYHIPEASKVAMVKLVEHLRSRQFLLFDAQIMNPHLERFGAYILPNQEYNRLLQTAIARPCLL, from the coding sequence ATGCAATTCGATGTTTCTACCATCATTCAGGGTTACACCCAAGGCTATTTTCTGATGGCAGACGGAGAAGGCGAGGCGTTAAGCTGGTACTCTAGCCGCGAACGGGCGCTGATCCCTTTAGACGATCGGTTTCGATACCCGCGATCGCTTCAACGTATCCTTAACCAGAATCGTTTCACTGTTGCCGTCGATCGAGACTTCAAAGCAGTGCTCGCAGGCTGCGCCCAGCGAGAAACGACCTGGATTTCAGCAGAATTGAAAGAAATCTATTGGGCGCTGCATCAGGCTGGAATCGCCCACAGTTTCGAGACTTGGGAAGGCGAAACCCTCGCCGGTGGGGTTTTGGGCATCGTTATTGGTGGAGCATTTATAGGAGAGTCTATGTTCTACCACATTCCTGAAGCCTCGAAGGTGGCAATGGTCAAGCTGGTTGAACACCTGCGATCGCGCCAGTTTCTCTTATTCGATGCCCAAATTATGAACCCTCATCTGGAGCGTTTTGGGGCGTATATCTTGCCTAACCAGGAGTACAATCGGCTGCTGCAAACAGCGATCGCCCGTCCCTGCCTACTGTAA
- a CDS encoding ABC transporter permease, producing the protein MLQIFTKSDYLLRETLLGLKRSGWMNWAAVSTVTVLLFLFGMSLQASWQLDGLVNQFGSQLEVSVYLETGVQADDLKPLVQAMPEVTSVTSIPKEEAWGELVKALGLSDIQGASEQLNGNPLVDQMTVKAKNSETVPVLATKLKQVQGVEEVKYVDEAVKRLAQLNQGLNWVGLGITTMLTLTAIAVINTTIRLIVMARRREIEVMQLVGATDTWIYLPFVLQGLILGGVGALIAWGLIAGVQGFLTRLLAQQPEFIKFLTDGMQLTAQESLSLPLILLALGGSVGLMGSLFAVRRFSLR; encoded by the coding sequence GTGCTGCAAATTTTTACGAAATCAGACTATTTACTCCGAGAAACCCTGCTAGGGCTAAAGCGAAGCGGCTGGATGAACTGGGCGGCAGTTAGTACGGTTACAGTGTTGCTGTTTCTGTTTGGCATGAGTTTACAGGCTTCTTGGCAGTTAGATGGTTTAGTTAACCAATTTGGTAGCCAGCTAGAAGTGTCTGTTTACTTGGAAACAGGCGTGCAGGCAGATGACTTGAAGCCGTTAGTGCAAGCGATGCCAGAAGTAACTTCGGTGACCTCGATTCCTAAAGAAGAAGCATGGGGCGAATTGGTCAAGGCTTTGGGCTTGTCAGACATTCAGGGAGCGAGTGAGCAATTGAATGGTAATCCGTTGGTAGACCAAATGACTGTGAAGGCGAAGAATTCGGAGACGGTGCCAGTCTTGGCAACGAAGCTGAAGCAGGTGCAAGGGGTTGAGGAGGTGAAATATGTAGATGAGGCAGTGAAGCGACTGGCGCAGTTAAATCAAGGGTTGAATTGGGTCGGCTTAGGGATCACAACAATGCTAACGTTGACAGCGATCGCGGTGATCAACACGACTATTCGCCTGATTGTGATGGCACGTCGTCGAGAGATAGAGGTGATGCAGTTGGTGGGTGCAACCGATACTTGGATCTACCTGCCATTTGTTTTGCAAGGCCTAATCTTGGGCGGCGTTGGAGCATTAATTGCTTGGGGGCTAATTGCTGGGGTGCAGGGATTTTTGACTAGGCTCTTGGCGCAGCAACCCGAGTTTATTAAGTTTTTGACAGATGGAATGCAGCTAACGGCTCAAGAGTCGCTTTCTCTGCCCTTAATCTTGCTGGCGTTAGGTGGCTCGGTTGGATTGATGGGTAGTTTGTTTGCAGTACGACGCTTTTCCTTGCGTTAG
- a CDS encoding arylamine N-acetyltransferase, whose translation MDISAYLQRIGYGGSIEPTVQTLGALQRAHLLTVPFENLDIHLGKPLNLDSDALFTKIVEQQRGGFCYELNGLLAEVLLQLGFEVSLLSAQVARKQGGFGENFDHLVLLVHLEEDWLVDVGFGESFPEPLSLSQEGACGGYRLSHDGQYWLVQALKTDHWQTQFRFTPDPHQFSEFHRMCVYHQTSPESKFTQRRLCSRATLEGRITLVDRRLILTRWGDRQERRLKTEQEYQQALADYFCIKIPEMSRIY comes from the coding sequence ATGGATATTTCTGCTTATCTACAGCGCATTGGGTACGGTGGATCAATAGAACCGACGGTTCAGACACTAGGAGCTTTGCAAAGAGCCCATCTGCTAACCGTTCCCTTTGAAAATCTTGATATTCATCTGGGGAAGCCCCTTAATCTTGATTCAGATGCCTTGTTTACAAAAATCGTAGAGCAGCAGCGTGGCGGCTTCTGCTATGAGTTAAATGGATTACTAGCAGAAGTTCTGCTTCAACTAGGCTTTGAAGTATCCTTACTTTCAGCCCAGGTTGCTCGAAAACAGGGCGGGTTTGGAGAGAACTTTGACCATCTTGTCTTACTTGTTCATCTTGAAGAGGATTGGTTGGTAGATGTGGGGTTTGGAGAGTCGTTTCCCGAACCTCTAAGCTTGAGCCAGGAAGGGGCATGTGGCGGCTATCGGTTGAGTCATGATGGGCAGTATTGGCTGGTACAAGCGCTTAAAACAGATCATTGGCAAACTCAATTTCGCTTTACGCCAGATCCGCATCAGTTCTCCGAGTTTCACAGAATGTGCGTTTACCACCAGACTTCGCCAGAGTCGAAGTTTACACAACGTCGGCTTTGTAGTCGGGCGACCTTGGAAGGACGTATTACTTTGGTAGATCGACGATTGATTTTAACTCGATGGGGCGATCGCCAGGAGCGCCGTCTTAAAACTGAACAAGAGTACCAGCAGGCGCTAGCCGATTACTTTTGCATCAAAATTCCAGAGATGAGCAGGATTTACTAA
- the def gene encoding peptide deformylase, whose protein sequence is MTAQILVEKKKLVKPPLGLHYLGDRVLRQPAKRIAKVDDDIRKLARQMLQTMYSEEGIGLAAPQVGVHKQILVVDCDTENAATPPLVLINPVITSASKEFCVIQEGCLSIPQVFLDVTRPEMIEVSYKDEQGKPRKLVAKELLARVIQHEIDHLNGVLFVDRVDNVLAMNQELVKQGFAIDAVKPV, encoded by the coding sequence ATGACTGCTCAAATTTTGGTTGAAAAGAAGAAGTTAGTGAAACCGCCCCTAGGGCTGCATTATCTGGGCGATCGCGTCCTGCGACAGCCTGCGAAGCGAATTGCCAAAGTCGATGATGACATTCGCAAACTGGCAAGACAAATGCTCCAGACCATGTACAGTGAGGAGGGCATTGGTTTGGCGGCTCCCCAAGTGGGCGTACACAAGCAGATTCTGGTCGTAGATTGTGACACCGAGAATGCAGCAACACCACCTTTGGTGTTGATTAATCCGGTGATCACTAGTGCCAGCAAAGAATTTTGCGTGATCCAGGAAGGTTGCCTCAGCATTCCTCAAGTATTTTTAGATGTAACTCGCCCTGAAATGATTGAAGTATCCTACAAAGACGAGCAGGGCAAACCCCGAAAGCTAGTCGCGAAGGAGCTACTGGCACGAGTAATTCAGCACGAAATAGATCATTTAAATGGCGTTCTATTTGTCGATCGGGTGGATAATGTTTTGGCAATGAACCAAGAGCTAGTGAAGCAAGGGTTCGCGATAGATGCAGTTAAGCCTGTTTAG